CAGCGTCGCCTTGCCCTGCAGTGCCTCGCGCAGCGCCTGCAGCGCGGCATCGTCCGGGCGGTGCCCGGCATCCGCCAGCGACAGGCCCAGCACCGGGTAGCCCATGGCGCGGTAGGGCGCCAGCCGTTCCCAGCCGCGCGCATGCAGTTCACCCAGATCGGACTTGTTCAGCACGATCAGCGGAGGAATATGGGCCGCTTCGGCCGCGATCAGGGCCCGTGCCAGCAGCTTGTGCGAAAACTCCGGCTCGGCCGCCAGCCAGACCAGCACCTGGTCGATATTGGCGGCAAAGGCCTTGGTGCGCATCTCGTCCTGCCGGTAGAACAGGTTGCGGCGCTCTTCCACGCGCTCGATGGTGCCGTCGTCTCCCTGGCCCTCGGGCTGCGCCGCCCAGGCAATGCGGTCGCCTACCACGGCCTGGTTCTTCTTGCCGCGCGGATGCACGATGCGGCGGCTGCCGTCCGGGCATTCGATCACGCTGTGACGGCCATGGCTGGAAACCACCAGACCTTGCTGCAAGGCGTTTGAGGCGGCGGGCGCGTTGCGGGAGCGGGAGGGCCTGGCCATGGTCTCAGGCCGCCTGCGCCATGCGTGCCAGCCGTTCGCTGGCGGGAGGATGCGAGTAGTAGAACTTCACATACAGCGGATCCGGCGTGAGCGTGGAGGCATTGTCCTCGTAGAGCTTGAGCAGGGCGGCGGGCAGGGCGGTCTTGCCGGTCTGGCGCACGGCATAGGCATCGGCCTCGAACTCGTGCCTGCGCGAGAGCTGCGCCATCAACGGCGACAGGAAGTAGCTGAACACCGGTGCCATCAGCATGAACAGGATCAGCGCCAGCGCGGCGTTAGGCGACATCATGTTGGGCACCACCCCCAGACCGGTGTAGAACCACACCCTGCTGTAGAGCCAGCCGAGCAGGGCAAAGGCGGCCAGGCTCAATGCGAACATGGCGACCAGGCGCTTGGCGATATGGCGGAAGTGGAAATGGCCGAGCTCATGGGCGAGCACGGCCTCCACCTCGTCCGGCTGCAGGCGAGCCAGCAGCGTATCGAAGAACACTACCCGCTTGGAGCTGCCCAGCCCGGTAAAGTAGGCGTTGGCATGCGCACTGCGCTTGCTGCCATCCATCACGAACAGCCCCTTGGCGTTGAATCCGCAGCGCTGCATCAGCGCCTTCACGCGCTGGGCCAGTTCGCCGTCTTGCAGCGGCTTGAACTTGTTGAACAGCGGCGCGATGAACGTCGGGAAAATCACCATCAGCAGCAGGTTGAACACCACCCAGATGCCCCAGGCCCACAGCCACCACAGGCTGCCGGCCTGCTGCATCAGCCACAGGAACAGGGCGGCCAGTGGCAGGCCGATCACGGCAGCCATCAACGTCCCCTTGACGAGGTCGGCCAGCCACAGGCCGATCGTGCTCTTGTTGAAGCCAAAGCGCTCTTCCAGTCTGAAAGTCTGGTACCAGCCCAGCGGCAACTCCAGCAGGCCGTTGATCAGGAAGAAGCCCGCCAGCAGGGCCAGCTGCTGCCACATCGGGTGCTCGATGCGGCTCAACAGGGTGTAGTTGAGCAGCGCCAGTCCGCCAAGCAGCGTCCAGCCAATCAGGATGGCGGCCGAATACACCGACTGCCACAGGTCGAACTGGTTCTTGGCGATGGTGTAGGCAGCGGCTTTCTGGTGGGCGGCCTGGCTGATCACGCCGGCAAATGCTTCCGGAACCTGTTCGCGGCGCCAGGCTACGTGGCGCATCTGGCGTGTGGCCAGCCAGAAGCGCACCAGCAGTCCGGCCAGCAGAACGATCACGAACAGTCCGGTAAAGCCGTTCAGGTAACTGATATCGAAGAGTTGGGCATCCATGCCCGCAAGTGTAACGGCCGACAGGCTCCCGGCGCGTATCAAACAGTTGGTTGCCGCAGCAATGCAGGCGCCGAAACCGTCCCGCTTGCGAGACAATACGGGGATGAAATCCGACCATCTGCCTGCCACTGCCGAAACCCCGGCCGAGCCCGTGCCTCACCTGCCCAAGAACGATGACAACCTGATCTGGCTCGACTGCGAGATGTCCGGCCTGGACCCGGAGAAGGAGCGACTGCTCGAGATTGCCGTCATCATCACCAGCCCGGATCTGTCCATTCGCGTGCCCGGCCCTGTGGTGGTGATCCATCAGGACGATGCGGTGCTCAATGCCATGGATGCCTGGAACAAGGGCACGCATGGCCGCAGCGGCCTGACGGAAAAGGTCAAGACCAGCACCACCAGCGAGGCCGATGCCGAGAAGCAGCTGTTGGCGTTCATCAAGAAGTACGTGAGCAAATCGAAGTCGCCCATGTGCGGCAACACCATCGGGCAGGATCGGCGCTTTCTGGTCAAGTACATGCCCAGACTGGAGGCGTATTTCCACTATCGCAACCTGGATGTGAGCACGCTCAAGGAGCTGGCCCGCCGCTGGCGCCCCGAACTGCACGCGGCTTTCAAGAAGCACCAGAAGCACACGGCGCTGGCCGATGTGGAGGAATCGATCCAGGAACTGGTTTATTACCGGGATACTTTCCTGCGCCTGGAGGCGGCCACACCGGTGCAGGAAGGCGCCGCCTGATCACTGCGTTGGCGGCCAGTGCGCGCTGGCGGGCTCAGTCGCGATCCGCTTCTTCCTGTCCGGGCGGCCCGGACAGCGCAGCGCGCTGCTGCTGCAGCTGCCGCATGCGTGCCAGATCGCCTTCCTGCGCTGCCTGGGTTTCCTGGCGCTTGAGTTCTTCCAGTTGCAGGCCGCGCAAGGCCGAGCGCAGGTCCACCCGCACTTCCTGCAGTTCGGGCGACAGGCCCAGCGCCTGATACTGTTTCACCAGACTCAGTCCTGTGTCCCCGAACGGCGCCTGCGGCAGGGCCTGTTCCAGTGCACCCCAGGCCAGGGCGCCATGTTCCTGGTACTGGCTGTCTAGCCAGACGAACAGCGGACCGTGCGGGGCCGGCAGGCCGCAGAGCAGGGCATGGCTGTCCGGCGGCAGCGACTCCCACAGCGGCATGTGCAGCAGCAGCAGGCGCAAGGCATGGTCGGCACCGCTGGTGGGGCGCACGCGGCCGCGCGGTGCCGGTGGCGAAGAGTTGCGGTTCCAGCTGCCGGAGCGTTTGGCGCCGCCGGTGCCGGAGCGGCCCGGTGTCCAGCTGCGCTGGCGGGAGGCAGGTTCGGGAGCATCCCAGCCTCCCTGCATCCAGGGCGGCTCCTGCGAGGATGGCGGAGTGCCGTAATCGCCGGAAAACTCGGGCGGCCTGGAAGGCTCCTCATGCCGTCGTGGCGCCGGGCTGGCGTGGGCTGCCTGGGTCTGCCAGAGCGAACGCAACTCGTCCACCTGCAATTGCGTCCTGGCCGCCAGCTCGGCCAGCAGCTGGCTGCGCAGTGCCCCTTCCGGCAGCGCCTGCCACAGCGGCCGTGTCTGGCTCGCCATGCGGGCACGCCCCTCGGCCGAATCCAGATCGCAATCCTCGCTGCCCACCTGCTGCAGGAACACGCTCAGCGGCGTCGCCTGCCTGATCAGCGCGGCAAATGCTTCCGGCCCATGGGCGCGGATATAGCTGTCGGGATCGTGCTCGGGCGGCAGAAACAGGAACTTGATGCTGCGTGTGTCGGTGGCATAGGGCAGGGCGGCCACCAGCGCCTTGTGCGCGGCCCGGCGCCCGGCATTGTCGCCGTCGAAACTGAACACCACCTGATCGGTATAGCGGAACAGCTTGTGCATATGGTCGGGCGTACAGGCCGTGCCCAGCGTGGCCACGGCATTGGCAAATCCGAGCTGGGCCAGCGCCACCACGTCCATATAGCCTTCGGTCACCAGGGCAAAACCCTGCTCGCGCAAGGCATCGCGTGCCTCGTACAGACCGTACAGCTCGCGCCCCTTGCTGAAGACCGGCGTTTCGGGCGAGTTCAGGTATTTGGGCTTGTCGTCGCCCAGCACGCGCCCGCCAAAACCGATGCATTCACCCTTGATATTCCTGATGGGGAACATGACGCGATGTCGGAAGCGGTCATAGCGTTTGTCTTCGCCATGCTCCCCGTCTTTCTCGTGCCGGATCACCAGGCCGGCTTCTTCCAGCAGCGGCTCGGTGTAATCGGGAAACACGCTGGCCAGGTGGTGCCAGCCAGGCGGGGCATAGCCCAGGCCGAAGCGGGCCGCGATGCGGCCTGTCAGCCCGCGCTGCTTGAGATAGTCGATGGCCACCTGCGCCGTGCGCAGCTGCTTGCGGTAGTCATCACAGGCCTTTTCCAGCACGTCGGTCAGCGTGGCCTGCTTCTGCTTGCGCTCGGCGGCACGCGCACGCTCTTCCGGGGTAGCATGGTCATCGGGCACCTGCAGGCCATGCTGCTGGGCCAGATCCTGCACGGCCTCGACGAAGCTCATGCCGTTGTGCTCCATCAGGAAGCGGATGGCATCGCCGTTCTTGCCGCAGCCGAAGCAGTGGTAGAACTGCTTGGTCGGGCTGACGGTGAAGGAGGGCGATTTCTCGCCATGGAAGGGGCAGAGCCCGAGAAAGTTGGCCCCCGTCTTGCGCAATTGCACGTAGCGGCCCACCACCTCGACCACGTCGACGCGGGCGAGCAGATCCTGGATGAAGCCGTGGGGAATTGCCATGCGGGGATTTTATAGGGTGGGCGCGGCCGGGTTGCCGCCGCGGATGCCCATGGTGCGGAAGGGCTCTTTGCGTAATTTCAATCGCTTTGCGCAAACCGCTTTGGCATACTGGCAAAGCCCTTCACGAGAGGGTGTTACATACAAGGAGACTTCGCAAAATGACAGAACAATTGTCCGCACAATCCGCCCACGCGCTGCCGTCCTATCTGGATCCGGCCCATCTCGGTCCCTGGGACACCTACCTGCGCCAGGTCGACCGCGTCACGCCCTACCTGGGCCACCTGTCGCGCTGGGTGGAGACGCTCAAGAGGCCTAAGCGGATCCTGGTGGTGGATGTGCCGATCGAGATGGACGACGGCCGCATCATGCACTACGAAGGCTATCGCGTGCAGCACAATATTTCCCGCGGCCCCGGCAAGGGCGGCGTGCGCTTCCACCAGGACGTGACCCTGTCCGAAGTGATGGCGCTGTCGGCCTGGATGTCGATCAAGAACGCGGCCGTCAACGTGCCCTATGGCGGTGCCAAGGGTGGCATCCGTGTCGATCCGCGCCAGCTGTCGCGTGGCGAGCTGGAGCGCCTGACGCGCCGCTACACCAGCGAGATCGGCATCATCATCGGCCCCAGCAAGGACATTCCCGCGCCGGACGTGAACACCAACGAGCAGGTCATGGCCTGGATGATGGACACCTATTCCGTCAACCTCGGCGAAACAGCCACCGGCGTTGTTACCGGCAAGCCGATTTCGCTGGGTGGCAGCCTGGGCCGCCGCGATGCCACCGGCCGCGGCGTGTTCGTGGTCACCTGCGAAGCGGCGCACGACCTGGGCATGGAACTCAAGGGTGCGCGCGTGGTGGTGCAGGGTGCCGGCAACGTAGGCGGAACGGCGGCACGCCTGTTCCATGAAGCGGGCGCCAAGGTGATTGCCTTGCAGGACCACAAGGCCACGGTGTATGCCGAACAAGGCCTGGACATCCCGGCGGCGCTGGCGCATGTGGCACAGAACGGCAGCCTGGAAGGCTTTGCCGCGACCAACATCACGCCGGAAGAGTTCTGGGCGCTGGAATGCGAATTCCTGATTCCGGCGGCTCTGGAAGGCCAGTTGCATGCCGGCAACGCCGGCACCGTGCGTGCCAAGGTGGTGGTGGAAGGCGCCAACGGCCCGACCACGCCCGAGGCGGACGACATCCTGCAGGAAAACGGCGTCCACATGGTGCCCGACGTGCTGGCCAACGCCGGCGGCGTGACGGTGTCCTACTTCGAATGGGTGCAGGATTTCTCCAACTTCTTCTGGAACGAGGACGAAATCAACCAGCGCCTCACGCGTATCATGCGCGAGGCCTACAAGTCTGTGGCGGCGACCGCACGCGAGCACAATGTCAGCCTGCGCACGGCGGCCTTCATCGTGGCATGCACACGCATCCTGCAGGCCCGCGAAATGCGCGGCCTGTATCCTTGATGGGGTAGACGGGGAGCGGCGCCCGCCGCTCAGCCAATCGCCTGCAGGCCTTGCGCGAAGTGCATGCGCATGGCCTGGGCCGCCGCCTGCGGATCGCGTGCCACCAGCGCCAGCAGGATGGCCGCATGTTCTTCCATGGACTGCTGCACCCGCCCCTGCTTGAACAAGGAGTGGTGGCGGCCCAGTTGCATCACCTTGCGCAGGTCATTCACGATCTGGGTGCGCCAGCGGTTGCGGCTGGCATCGAGCAGGAACTGGTGAAACGCCTGGTTGGTGGCAAAGAACTGGTCGATCAGCGCGGTATCGCCGGGCAGCTCCACCAGTTGACGCCCCTGGGCTTCCAGCTGCTGATGCAGGCGCGTGAGGTGCTGCAATTCGGACTCCGTGGCCGTGCGCGCCACATCGGCGGCCGCGTCGCTTTCCAGCAGGCCCAGCAGGTGGTAGATTTCGCGCACCTCGTCCTCGGGGATTTCTGTCACATAGGCGCCACGCCGCACCTTGATGGTGACCAGGCCTTCGGCCGCCAGCACCTTGATGGCCTCGCGCATCGGCGTGCGGCTGATGCCCATTTCCTCGGCCAGCTTCATCTCGTCGATCCAGGCGCCGGGCATCAGTTTCTGCTGCAGGATGCGCTGGCGCAACAGGTCCGCCACCTCGGCATAGAGCGGACGTGCCGAGCCCGGCCGGACGTCGGCCGCCGAACGCTGGAAGGGACGGGCAGTACTCTGCATGCGAATGTGAAATTTAGATGACGGTTACGCTCGGATTGTAAGCGTGATGGAGGATTTTGCATTCATAATTATGAATTGTTGCCCTTGGTAAGGATGGGTAGCATACGCACAGACATGCAGTCATGCGGGTAAACGCCGACTGCAGTCGTGCCATGCCTATTTGTGCCAGCCCTTGCTAGCGTTCGCGGCCTTGTGCCTGCGTGCCGGAGCGGGGTGTTCAGTAAACAGGGCCCTTAGATTTAGTACCAGAAGGAACGTCGTTATGGCATCGTCAGACCAAACCTCCTCCCAAGCTCCCGTCTTCGCCAGCAGCACGCTGGAAGACTGGCACAAGGCTGCAACCAAGTCGGCACCCGGCGGCGATGTCAATGCGCTGAACTGGATCACGCCCGACCACATTACGGTCAAGCCGCTGTACACGGCCGAGGACATCAAGGATCTGCCCTACGCCAACACGCTGCCCGGCTTCGAGCCCTTCCTGCGCGGCCCGCAGGCCACCATGTACGCGGTGCGCCCCTGGACCATCCGCCAGTACGCGGGCTTTTCCACCGCAGAAGAATCCAACGCGTTCTACCGCAAGGCACTGGCTGCCGGCGGGCAGGGCGTGTCCGTGGCGTTCGACCTGGCCACGCACCGCGGCTACGATTCCGACCATCCGCGCGTCACCGGTGACGTGGGCAAGGCCGGCGTGGCCATCGACAGCGTCGAGGACATGAAAATCCTGTTCGACGGCATCCCGCTCGACAAGGTGTCCGTCTCCATGACCATGAACGGCGCCGTGCTGCCCGTGCTGGCCGGCTACGTGGTGGCGGCCGAAGAGCAGGGCGTTTCGCAGGACAAGCTCAGCGGCACCATCCAGAACGACATCCTCAAGGAGTTCATGGTCCGCAACACCTACATCTACCCGCCGCAGCCGTCGATGAAAATCATCGGCGACATCATCGAGTACACGAGCCAGAACATGCCCAAGTTCAACTCGATCTCGATCTCCGGCTACCACATGCAGGAAGCGGGCGCCAACCAGGCGCTGGAGCTGGCCTTCACGCTGGCCGACGGCAAGGAGTATGTGAAGACGGCGCTGGCCAAGGGCATGGACGTGGACGCCTTCGCCGGCCGCCTGTCCTTCTTCTGGGCCATCGGCATGAACTTCTATCTGGAAATCGCCAAGATGCGCGCCGCACGTCTGCTGTGGTGCCGCATCATGAAGGAGTTCAACCCCAAGAACCCGAAGAGCCTGATGCTGCGCACGCACTGCCAGACTTCCGGCTGGTCGCTCACCGAGCAGGACCCGTACAACAACGTGGTGCGCACCACCATCGAGGCCATGGCAGCCGTGTTCGGCGGCACCCAGTCGCTGCACACCAACGCGCTCGATGAGGCGATTGCGCTGCCGACCGAATTCTCCGCCCGCATTGCCCGCAACACGCAGCTGATCATTCAGGAAGAAACCCACATCACCAACGTGATCGACCCCTGGGCCGGTTCCTACATGATGGAAAAGCTGACCCAGGAAATGGCAGATGCCGCCTGGAAGATCATCGAGGAAGTGGACGCCATGGGCGGCATGACCAAGGCCGTGGACAGCGGCTGGGCCAAGCTCAAGATCGAGGCCGCCGCTGCCGAGAAGCAGGCGCGCATCGACTGCGGCAAGGACGTCATCGTCGGCGTCAACAAGTACAAGCTGGCCAAGGAAGACAACGTCGACATCCTGGAAGTCGACAACGTCAAGGTGCGCGAGGCGCAGATCGCCCGCATCAACAGCATCAAGGCTTCGCGTGACAACGCTGCCGTGCAGGCCGCGCTGGACGCGCTGACTGCCGCTGCCGAATCCGGCCAGGGCAACCTGCTGGACCTGTCCATCAAGGCCGCGCGCCTGCGCGCCACCGGTGGCGAAATCTCTGACGCCCTCGAGAAGGTGTTTGGCCGCCATCGTGCGGATACGCAAAAGGTGACTGGTGTGTACGCTGCCGCTTATGACTCCGCCGAGGGCTGGGAAAAGCTCAAGTCCGAAATCGCCGAATTCGCCGAGCAGCAGGGCCGTCGTCCGCGCGTGATGATCGCCAAGCTGGGCCAGGACGGTCACGACCGCGGCGCCAAGGTGGTCTCTACCGCCTTTGCCGACCTGGGCTTTGACGTGGACATCGGCCCGCTGTTCCAGACGCCGGAAGAGTGTGCACGCCAAGCCATCGAGAATGACGTGCATGCCGTGGGCGTGTCCACGCTGGCTGCCGGCCACAAGACGCTGGTGCCGGCCATCATCAAGGCGCTGAAGGACCAGGGCGCGGACGACATCGTGGTGTTCGTCGGCGGCGTGATTCCGCGCCAGGACTACGACTACCTGTTCGAAGCCGGCGTGAAGGGCGTCTATGGCCCCGGCACGCCGATCCCGGCCAGCGCCAAGGACGTGCTGGAGCAGATCAAGAAGGCCAACGCCTGAGATCGACAACTCCGGGCGGCGCCTGCGCTGCCCGGTCTGTTACGCGGCCAGGCCATCGCCTGGCTTCTTGCCACCTAGTTTCTGGACAAGAGAGTTCATGCAAATCAATGTCCCGCAGATGGCGGAGAGTGTGGTGCGTGGCGAGCGGCGCGGAGTGGCGAAAGCCATCACGCTGCTCGAATCGACGCGCCCCGACCATCGCGTGCTGGCCGACGAGCTGCTGACCGCCTTGCTGCCCCATACCGGCAAAGCCTTCCGGCTGGGCCTGAGCGGCGTGCCCGGCGTCGGCAAGTCGACCTTCATCGAATCCCTGGGTCTGTACCTGATCGGGCAGGGCCTGAAAGTGGCCGTGCTGGCCATCGATCCGTCCTCCAGCCTGTCCGGCGGCTCCATTCTGGGCGACAAGACCCGCATGGAGCGCCTGAGCACCGAGATCAACGCCTATATCCGCCCGAGCCCGAGCAGCTGCAACCTGGGCGGCGTGGCCGAGAAGACGCGCGAAGCCATGCTGGTGTGCGAAGCCGCCGGCTACGACGTGGTCATCATCGAGACCGTGGGTGTGGGCCAGAGCGAAACCGCCGTGGCCAACATGACCGACATGTTCGTGGTGCTGCAGCTGCCCAATGCGGGTGACGACCTGCAGGCCATCAAGAAAGGCGTGATGGAGATGGCCGATTTGGTCGTCATCAACAAGGCGGACATCGACCCGGTGGCCGCCACGCGCGCGCAGGCGCAGATTACCTCCAGCCTGCGCCTGTTCGCCATGCACGGCAATCCCGAGCATGGCGCCCATGATGCTGCCAGCCAGAAAGCACAATGGCAGCCTAAAGTGCTCCAGATCAGTGCTCTGCAGGGCAGCGGGGTGGATAATTTCTGGAATACGGTGCAGGAGTACCGCCAGATCAATGCCGACAACGGCCATATCGGCCAGCGGCGTCAGGATCAGTCGCTCGCATGGATGTGGGAACGCATCGATGCCGGCCTCAAGCAGGCATTCCGCCAGAATGCCGGCGTGCGAGACACCCTGCCGCAGTTCACCGAGCAGGTGCGCGACGGCAAGATGGCTGCATCCACGGCCGCGCGCCAGTTGCTGCAGGCATTCCAGGGCCAGGCGGGGCAGTAATCCGCAGGAATTGCGGCGCTTGCCCCCAGGGCGGGCGCCAACCAGTTTGATTTAGTTAATGCAACCTTTCAGAAGGACTTGTGATGAAAGAAATCCTTGAACAACTCGAACAGAAGCGTGCTGCGGCCCGCCTGGGCGGCGGCCAGAAGCGTATCGACGCCCAGCACAAGAAGGGCAAGCTGACCGCACGTGAGCGCATCGAGGTGCTGCTCGACAGTGGCAGCTTCGAGGAATGGGACATGTTCGTGGAGCACCGCTGTGCCGACTTCGGCATGGACGAGAACCACATCCCCGGCGACGGCGTGGTGACCGGCTACGGCACCATCAATGGCCGCCTGGTGTTCGTGTTCAGCCAGGATTTCACCGTGTTCGGTGGCGCCCTGTCCGAAGCCCATGCAGAGAAGATCTGCAAGCTGATGGACCAGGCCATGAAGGTCGGTGCGCCGGTGATCGGCCTGAACGACTCCGGCGGCGCCCGCATCCAGGAAGGCGTGGCCTCCCTGGCCGGCTATGCCGAGGTGTTCCAGCGCAACGTGATGGCCTCCGGCGTGGTGCCGCAGATCTCCATGATCATGGGCCCCTGTGCCGGTGGTGCGGTGTATTCCCCTGCCATGACCGACTTCATCTTCATGGTCAAGGACAGCTCCTACATGTTCGTGACCGGCCCCGAAGTGGTCAAGACCGTGACGCACGAGTCCGTGACGGCCGAGGAGCTGGGCGGTGCCGTGACGCACACCAGCAAGAGCGGCGTGGCCGACCTGGCCTTCGAGAACGACGTGGAAGCGCTGCTGATGCTGCGCCGCCTGTACAACTACATTCCGTCCAACAACCGCGAAAAGGCTCCCTACCGCCCGACGCTGGATCCGGTCGATCGCGCCGACAAGAGCCTGGACACCCTGGTTCCCGACAACGCGAACAAGCCCTACGACATGAAGGAGCTCATCACCAAGACCGTGGACGATGGCGAATTCTTCGAGCTGCAGCCTGACTATGCAGCCAACATCGTGATCGGCTTTGCCCGCATGGACGGCAACGTGGTCGGTATCGTGGCCAACCAGCCGCTGGTGCTGGCCGGCTGCCTGGACATCAAGAGCTCCATCAAGGGCGCGCGTTTCGTGCGTTTCTGCGATGCGTTCAACATTCCGGTCCTCACCTTCGTGGACGTGCCCGGCTTCATGCCCGGCACCAGCCAGGAATACGGCGGCATCATCAAGCACGGCGCCAAGCTGCTGTACGCCTACGCCGAGTGCACGGTGCCGAAGATCACCGTCATTACCCGCAAGGCCTACGGCGGCGCCTATGACGTGATGTCTTCCAAGCACCTGCGCGGCGACGTCAACCTGGCCTGGCCGAACGCCGAGATCGCCGTGATGGGCGCCAAGGGTGCGGTGGAAATCATCTTCCGCGAAGACAAGAACGATCCCGAGAAGCTGGCCGCGCGCGAAGCCGAGTACAAGGCCCGTTTTGCCAACCCGTTCGTGGCCGGTGCCCGTGGCTTCATCGACGACGTGATCCAGCCGCACGAAACGCGCAAGCGCATCTGCCGCAGCCTGGCAATGCTCAAGGACAAGAAGCTGGAAAACCCGTGGCGCAAGCACGGCAACATTCCGCTGTAATCCGTCCCACCGCGAACCGTTTCGAATTCATTATTGGAAGAGCACTTCATGTTTACCAAAATCCTGATTGCGAACCGCGGCGAGATTGCATGCCGCGTGATCGCCACTGCCAAGAAAATGGGCATCGCCACCGTGGCGGTGTATTCCGACGCCGACAAGGACGCGCGCTTCGTGCAGATGGCCGACGAGGCCGTGCGCCTGGGCCCGCCGCCTTCCCGCGAGTCCTATCTGCTGGCTGACAAGATCATCGAGGCTGCCAAGGCCACCGGCGCCCAGGGTATCCACCCCGGCTATGGCTTCCTGAGCGAGAACGAGGCCTTTGCCCGCCGCTGCGAGGAAGAGGGCATTGCCTTCATCGGTCCCAAGTTTGAGGCCATTGCCGCCATGGGCGACAAGATCGCTTCCAAGAAGCTGGCCAACGAAGCCAAGGTCAACACCATCCCCGGTTACAACGACCCGATCGACACGCCCGAGCAGGCCGTCGAGATTGCCAAGGGCATCGGCTACCCGGTGATGATCAAGGCCTCCGCCGGCGGCGGCGGCAAGGGCCTGCGCGTGGCCTTCAACGACAAGGAAGCACACGAAGGTTTCGCTTCCTGCCGTAACGAGGCCCGCAACAGCTTCGGCGACGACCGCGTCTTCATCGAGAAGTTCGTCGAGCAGCCGCGCCACATCGAGATCCAGGTGCTGGGCGACAGCTTCGGCAACGTGATCTACCTGAACGAGCGCGAGTGCTCGATCCAGCGCCGCCACCAGAAGGTGATCGAGGAGGCTCCGTCCCCCTTCATCAGCGACGAAACGCGCAAGGCCATGGGCGAGCAGGCTGTGGCACTGGCCAAGGCCGTGAAGTAC
The DNA window shown above is from Brachymonas denitrificans and carries:
- the rsgA gene encoding ribosome small subunit-dependent GTPase A, whose product is MARPSRSRNAPAASNALQQGLVVSSHGRHSVIECPDGSRRIVHPRGKKNQAVVGDRIAWAAQPEGQGDDGTIERVEERRNLFYRQDEMRTKAFAANIDQVLVWLAAEPEFSHKLLARALIAAEAAHIPPLIVLNKSDLGELHARGWERLAPYRAMGYPVLGLSLADAGHRPDDAALQALREALQGKATLVLGPSGTGKSTLINWLLPGANVQTGEISQALNSGKHTTTSTHWYWIGRDNQTAVIDSPGFQEFGLHHVQPTDLASYMPDLRQHVSQCKFYNCTHLHEPGCGVLAQVGAPLDDGGIHPLRHKFYAELFAERVADQRY
- a CDS encoding M48 family metallopeptidase, yielding MDAQLFDISYLNGFTGLFVIVLLAGLLVRFWLATRQMRHVAWRREQVPEAFAGVISQAAHQKAAAYTIAKNQFDLWQSVYSAAILIGWTLLGGLALLNYTLLSRIEHPMWQQLALLAGFFLINGLLELPLGWYQTFRLEERFGFNKSTIGLWLADLVKGTLMAAVIGLPLAALFLWLMQQAGSLWWLWAWGIWVVFNLLLMVIFPTFIAPLFNKFKPLQDGELAQRVKALMQRCGFNAKGLFVMDGSKRSAHANAYFTGLGSSKRVVFFDTLLARLQPDEVEAVLAHELGHFHFRHIAKRLVAMFALSLAAFALLGWLYSRVWFYTGLGVVPNMMSPNAALALILFMLMAPVFSYFLSPLMAQLSRRHEFEADAYAVRQTGKTALPAALLKLYEDNASTLTPDPLYVKFYYSHPPASERLARMAQAA
- the orn gene encoding oligoribonuclease, whose amino-acid sequence is MKSDHLPATAETPAEPVPHLPKNDDNLIWLDCEMSGLDPEKERLLEIAVIITSPDLSIRVPGPVVVIHQDDAVLNAMDAWNKGTHGRSGLTEKVKTSTTSEADAEKQLLAFIKKYVSKSKSPMCGNTIGQDRRFLVKYMPRLEAYFHYRNLDVSTLKELARRWRPELHAAFKKHQKHTALADVEESIQELVYYRDTFLRLEAATPVQEGAA
- the dnaG gene encoding DNA primase is translated as MAIPHGFIQDLLARVDVVEVVGRYVQLRKTGANFLGLCPFHGEKSPSFTVSPTKQFYHCFGCGKNGDAIRFLMEHNGMSFVEAVQDLAQQHGLQVPDDHATPEERARAAERKQKQATLTDVLEKACDDYRKQLRTAQVAIDYLKQRGLTGRIAARFGLGYAPPGWHHLASVFPDYTEPLLEEAGLVIRHEKDGEHGEDKRYDRFRHRVMFPIRNIKGECIGFGGRVLGDDKPKYLNSPETPVFSKGRELYGLYEARDALREQGFALVTEGYMDVVALAQLGFANAVATLGTACTPDHMHKLFRYTDQVVFSFDGDNAGRRAAHKALVAALPYATDTRSIKFLFLPPEHDPDSYIRAHGPEAFAALIRQATPLSVFLQQVGSEDCDLDSAEGRARMASQTRPLWQALPEGALRSQLLAELAARTQLQVDELRSLWQTQAAHASPAPRRHEEPSRPPEFSGDYGTPPSSQEPPWMQGGWDAPEPASRQRSWTPGRSGTGGAKRSGSWNRNSSPPAPRGRVRPTSGADHALRLLLLHMPLWESLPPDSHALLCGLPAPHGPLFVWLDSQYQEHGALAWGALEQALPQAPFGDTGLSLVKQYQALGLSPELQEVRVDLRSALRGLQLEELKRQETQAAQEGDLARMRQLQQQRAALSGPPGQEEADRD
- a CDS encoding Glu/Leu/Phe/Val family dehydrogenase; the protein is MTEQLSAQSAHALPSYLDPAHLGPWDTYLRQVDRVTPYLGHLSRWVETLKRPKRILVVDVPIEMDDGRIMHYEGYRVQHNISRGPGKGGVRFHQDVTLSEVMALSAWMSIKNAAVNVPYGGAKGGIRVDPRQLSRGELERLTRRYTSEIGIIIGPSKDIPAPDVNTNEQVMAWMMDTYSVNLGETATGVVTGKPISLGGSLGRRDATGRGVFVVTCEAAHDLGMELKGARVVVQGAGNVGGTAARLFHEAGAKVIALQDHKATVYAEQGLDIPAALAHVAQNGSLEGFAATNITPEEFWALECEFLIPAALEGQLHAGNAGTVRAKVVVEGANGPTTPEADDILQENGVHMVPDVLANAGGVTVSYFEWVQDFSNFFWNEDEINQRLTRIMREAYKSVAATAREHNVSLRTAAFIVACTRILQAREMRGLYP
- a CDS encoding GntR family transcriptional regulator, producing MQSTARPFQRSAADVRPGSARPLYAEVADLLRQRILQQKLMPGAWIDEMKLAEEMGISRTPMREAIKVLAAEGLVTIKVRRGAYVTEIPEDEVREIYHLLGLLESDAAADVARTATESELQHLTRLHQQLEAQGRQLVELPGDTALIDQFFATNQAFHQFLLDASRNRWRTQIVNDLRKVMQLGRHHSLFKQGRVQQSMEEHAAILLALVARDPQAAAQAMRMHFAQGLQAIG